The proteins below are encoded in one region of Ferruginibacter lapsinanis:
- a CDS encoding glycosyltransferase family 2 protein produces MTSYNREKYIGEAIESVLRSTYQNWELIIVDDASKDRTVEIARSYAEKDERIKLHVNEINLGDYANRNKAAGYAKGEYLKYLDSDDKICPWGLGVMVECMESDASIAMGFSSNILINCMLPVVLSPEESFKLYFFRGFLLGIGPSGTIIRRDVFESFNGFSGRQFVGDTELWFKIASKHSVVCMPANLVYWREHEQQQIVLERKDFHIESVRLAMIRETLVGGDCPLQKSDADAAYRNIVNIKCRGLIKSLLAGKFRESFARIRTLKLSFTDFLLSLKKNVIPVLRTPIHDFNN; encoded by the coding sequence ATGACTTCCTATAATAGGGAGAAATATATAGGAGAAGCAATAGAAAGTGTTTTAAGATCTACTTATCAAAACTGGGAATTGATAATCGTAGATGATGCGTCGAAAGATAGAACTGTTGAAATAGCAAGGTCTTATGCAGAAAAGGATGAAAGAATAAAGTTGCATGTAAATGAAATTAACCTTGGAGATTATGCAAACAGAAACAAAGCCGCTGGATATGCAAAAGGAGAGTATTTGAAGTATTTAGATTCGGACGATAAAATATGCCCATGGGGGTTAGGGGTGATGGTTGAGTGCATGGAAAGTGATGCTTCAATAGCAATGGGATTTTCTTCGAACATTCTTATAAATTGTATGTTGCCTGTGGTATTATCTCCTGAAGAAAGTTTTAAACTATATTTTTTCAGAGGTTTTTTATTAGGAATCGGCCCGTCGGGTACAATCATCCGAAGAGATGTTTTTGAATCGTTTAATGGTTTCAGTGGTAGACAATTTGTAGGAGATACCGAACTGTGGTTTAAAATAGCATCTAAACATTCGGTTGTTTGCATGCCAGCTAATTTGGTGTATTGGCGTGAACATGAACAGCAGCAGATTGTTCTGGAGCGAAAGGACTTTCATATAGAGTCAGTAAGATTGGCGATGATCAGAGAAACGCTTGTTGGGGGTGATTGTCCATTACAAAAAAGTGATGCAGATGCAGCATATCGGAATATTGTAAATATAAAATGCCGCGGTTTAATTAAAAGTTTACTGGCTGGCAAATTCAGGGAGTCTTTTGCCAGAATAAGAACACTGAAATTAAGTTTTACCGATTTTCTGCTTTCGCTTAAGAAAAACGTTATCCCGGTTTTACGTACCCCTATTCATGATTTTAATAATTAA
- a CDS encoding glycosyltransferase family 10 domain-containing protein, whose amino-acid sequence MKNCIKIKFTDFWPGFDKENNMFVHFLQNYYQVEFSDDPDIVIYSCYGFDFLKYTCSKIFYTAENVRPDFRECDYAFTFDYPDYSNRNFRLPLYRWRGDLDKLIQVKDAEKIVAEKTKFCCMLVSNPNGKERNLFFEKLSKYKQVDSGGKHLNNIGYRVPDKNAFIAQYKFTLSFENTSYPGYTTEKLVEPMLENSLPVYWGNTLVGNDFNTKSFINIHDFASFDEAIERIIAIDSNDDLYIQYLNQPYFKNNVFPHELEFKTIEDKFIEVVNTLLHNKSVTNGFNRWYSVGKMIKKKLISKVTKEPLWYC is encoded by the coding sequence ATGAAAAATTGTATTAAAATAAAATTCACCGATTTTTGGCCCGGCTTTGACAAGGAGAATAATATGTTTGTACATTTTTTGCAGAACTATTATCAGGTGGAATTTTCAGACGATCCGGATATAGTGATCTATTCTTGCTATGGATTCGATTTTTTAAAATATACCTGTTCTAAAATCTTTTATACTGCAGAGAATGTAAGACCAGACTTTAGAGAGTGTGACTATGCTTTTACATTTGATTATCCTGATTACAGCAATCGTAATTTTAGATTGCCGCTCTATCGTTGGAGAGGAGATCTGGATAAATTAATCCAGGTAAAAGATGCAGAAAAAATTGTAGCAGAAAAAACTAAGTTTTGTTGTATGCTCGTAAGTAATCCTAACGGGAAAGAAAGGAATTTATTTTTTGAAAAGTTATCAAAATATAAGCAGGTTGATTCGGGGGGAAAGCATTTGAATAATATCGGTTATAGAGTGCCCGACAAAAACGCCTTTATTGCTCAATATAAATTTACATTGTCTTTTGAGAATACTTCTTATCCGGGATATACTACAGAAAAATTAGTTGAACCTATGCTTGAGAATAGTTTACCGGTTTATTGGGGCAACACATTAGTAGGTAACGATTTTAATACAAAAAGTTTTATAAATATTCATGATTTCGCTTCGTTCGATGAGGCGATTGAAAGAATAATAGCAATTGATAGCAATGATGATCTCTATATCCAATATTTGAATCAGCCATATTTTAAGAATAATGTATTCCCACATGAATTAGAGTTTAAAACCATAGAAGATAAATTTATTGAAGTGGTAAATACATTATTGCATAACAAATCTGTTACTAATGGCTTTAATAGATGGTATAGTGTTGGAAAGATGATCAAAAAGAAATTGATTAGTAAGGTCACCAAAGAGCCGCTTTGGTATTGCTGA
- a CDS encoding glycosyltransferase family 2 protein: MPRISIVIPVKNGQQTLGDCLKAISEQSIYPEIEIIILDSESVDGSVEIAKSFGAKIITIPNNTFDHGLTRNIGVGYAQGELIFLTVQDAVLADKVMLEKMAAHFQDANVMSVCGHQAVSHDKDKNPLLWFKRYSEPKAIVKKFSPEEFNQLSIRERVDNARWDDVVAMYRKEALIEQPFIQTEFAEDCVWAYQALSKGWKLVYDPSILVFHYHHSGYKYAYKVAFSINYHFYHFFGYLPSLPISMKPILQVPYQLIKNPALSIREKIYWLVYNYSEMLGNFFSHLYFLTIYKLKGGNGVKKSFEKICKQIPQGQQKKL; the protein is encoded by the coding sequence ATGCCGAGAATAAGTATTGTGATCCCTGTAAAGAATGGGCAACAAACATTGGGAGATTGTTTAAAAGCTATTTCAGAACAATCTATTTATCCGGAGATAGAAATTATAATACTTGATTCTGAATCTGTTGATGGTAGTGTTGAAATAGCAAAAAGTTTCGGAGCAAAAATTATTACCATTCCGAATAATACATTCGATCATGGTCTAACAAGAAATATCGGAGTGGGATATGCGCAAGGCGAATTGATTTTTTTAACTGTTCAGGATGCAGTATTAGCAGACAAGGTGATGTTGGAAAAAATGGCTGCTCATTTTCAGGATGCAAACGTAATGTCTGTTTGTGGGCATCAGGCAGTTTCGCATGATAAAGACAAAAATCCCCTTCTTTGGTTTAAACGATATTCTGAACCTAAGGCAATTGTCAAAAAATTTTCTCCGGAGGAGTTCAATCAACTGTCTATTCGTGAAAGGGTCGATAATGCACGCTGGGATGATGTTGTAGCCATGTATAGAAAAGAAGCTTTAATTGAACAACCATTCATTCAAACTGAATTTGCAGAAGATTGTGTGTGGGCTTATCAGGCTTTATCAAAAGGGTGGAAACTGGTGTATGATCCATCAATTTTGGTTTTCCATTATCATCATAGTGGATATAAATATGCTTATAAGGTAGCTTTTTCTATTAACTATCATTTTTATCATTTTTTTGGATATTTGCCCTCATTACCTATTTCGATGAAGCCAATACTACAGGTACCTTATCAGTTAATAAAGAATCCGGCTTTAAGTATACGAGAAAAAATATATTGGCTGGTATACAATTATTCAGAAATGCTGGGTAATTTTTTTTCTCATCTTTATTTTTTAACGATATATAAATTAAAAGGTGGAAATGGAGTAAAGAAAAGCTTTGAAAAAATTTGCAAACAGATTCCACAAGGTCAGCAAAAGAAATTGTAA
- a CDS encoding acyltransferase family protein: MGLLRLILALAVVIAHSTDFFGLKFVGGQIAVQAFYIISGFYMSLILNEKYINKNGSYKLFITNRFLRLFPIYWLILFFTILFSAYLYFSTNGTQSGALFSYTHYSGHLNLKTFFFLIFTNIFLFFQDIVMFLGLDNSGALFFTTNFQNSSPPVFTFLLIPQAWTVGVEIMFYIFAPFIVRRSIKVIAVLIFMSLLLRVLLYHNGLNFDPWTYRFFPTELLFFLLGNVSYRIYTKMKTVNMHRYIPTAMLALLFVFTFFYNQIVFPKKMYVYFLVFFLFLPFVFQKTKKWKWDTFIGDLSYPVYISHVFILSLIHYFKAPLLFNNLGITLAIYTIIFSIPINLLISKNIEKYRQRRVSGV, translated from the coding sequence GTGGGATTACTTAGATTAATACTTGCATTAGCTGTAGTTATAGCACATTCGACTGATTTTTTTGGATTAAAATTTGTCGGTGGCCAAATTGCTGTTCAGGCATTTTATATCATTTCAGGTTTTTATATGTCTTTGATATTAAATGAAAAGTACATAAACAAAAATGGATCGTATAAACTCTTTATCACCAACAGGTTTCTCAGGCTGTTTCCGATATACTGGCTTATACTTTTCTTTACCATATTGTTTTCAGCATATCTTTATTTTAGTACCAATGGAACTCAATCAGGGGCATTGTTTTCATATACACATTATTCGGGCCACTTAAATTTAAAAACATTTTTCTTCCTGATCTTCACTAATATTTTTCTATTCTTTCAGGATATTGTAATGTTTTTGGGACTAGATAATTCCGGAGCTCTTTTCTTTACAACTAATTTTCAAAATTCATCTCCTCCTGTATTTACTTTTTTACTTATTCCTCAGGCCTGGACTGTTGGAGTGGAAATTATGTTTTACATTTTTGCTCCATTTATAGTAAGACGGAGTATAAAAGTAATTGCTGTATTGATCTTTATGTCATTGTTATTGAGGGTGCTTCTGTATCATAATGGATTGAATTTTGACCCATGGACATACCGTTTTTTCCCTACAGAATTATTGTTCTTTCTTTTAGGTAATGTATCTTATCGGATATATACTAAAATGAAAACTGTTAATATGCATCGGTACATACCTACTGCGATGTTAGCCTTGTTATTTGTATTTACTTTTTTCTACAATCAAATTGTATTTCCAAAAAAAATGTATGTATACTTTTTAGTATTCTTTTTGTTTCTTCCGTTTGTTTTTCAAAAAACAAAAAAGTGGAAATGGGATACTTTTATCGGAGATCTATCGTATCCGGTTTATATATCTCATGTGTTTATTTTATCCCTGATTCACTATTTTAAAGCACCGTTACTATTTAACAATCTTGGTATCACCTTAGCTATTTATACCATAATTTTTTCGATTCCGATAAATCTATTAATTTCTAAAAATATAGAGAAATACCGTCAACGGAGGGTGTCTGGGGTTTGA
- a CDS encoding acyltransferase family protein — MQENNKKFSLGHLPELDALRTFAVLLTMVAHLLPAVGFPLIPYTWYGVEIFFTISGFLITTILILSLQKQAESKLMIIKKFMIRRLLRLFPIYYLFLLLFWGAKHLLHIAIWQDIFTPYFFSYTPNFLIYQVGFGAVACFSHLWSLGVEEQFYLFWPWVLLFTPSKYRLKIIIAMVLVSLVAYFLFFKDARLHVLPFANFHTLGMGALLAVFYVDQGAVINWLKDRRQTVFLITLLNLLVVLFFYTEGNPFLTIYRELSLCISTFSFVLMSIFGWKGWVKFLSTNKAIQYIGTISYGIYLFHMVIPVIFQLILGKVAPGLHIPSVPLLIIYFGLTFVTAYLSYRFIETPFLKLKLKFS, encoded by the coding sequence ATGCAGGAGAATAATAAGAAATTTTCGTTAGGTCATTTGCCCGAGTTAGATGCATTGAGAACTTTTGCTGTGTTGCTAACAATGGTAGCACATCTTCTTCCTGCAGTTGGATTTCCGCTTATACCTTATACCTGGTATGGAGTAGAGATATTCTTTACCATTTCAGGTTTTTTGATCACCACGATTTTAATCTTATCGTTACAAAAACAAGCAGAAAGTAAATTAATGATCATAAAGAAATTCATGATCAGAAGGTTATTAAGATTATTCCCCATTTATTATTTATTTCTTTTACTTTTCTGGGGGGCAAAACATTTGTTACATATTGCTATATGGCAGGATATTTTTACGCCGTATTTTTTTTCCTATACACCTAATTTTTTGATCTACCAGGTAGGTTTTGGAGCGGTGGCGTGTTTTTCTCATTTATGGTCGCTAGGAGTGGAGGAACAATTTTATTTGTTTTGGCCATGGGTATTACTTTTTACTCCATCTAAATACAGATTGAAAATAATTATAGCAATGGTGCTGGTGTCGTTGGTTGCTTACTTTTTGTTTTTTAAAGATGCCCGTTTACATGTACTGCCTTTTGCAAATTTCCATACACTTGGTATGGGGGCTTTATTGGCGGTCTTTTATGTAGATCAGGGTGCTGTTATAAACTGGCTAAAAGACAGACGGCAGACAGTTTTTTTAATTACTTTATTAAATCTTTTGGTAGTACTCTTCTTTTATACAGAAGGCAATCCTTTTCTTACAATTTATCGGGAGTTGAGTTTATGTATTTCTACTTTTTCTTTTGTGCTGATGAGTATTTTCGGATGGAAGGGATGGGTGAAATTTTTAAGTACGAATAAGGCAATTCAATATATAGGAACGATCAGTTATGGAATATATCTTTTTCATATGGTGATCCCTGTCATATTTCAATTGATCCTGGGTAAAGTGGCCCCTGGGTTACATATTCCATCAGTGCCGTTATTGATTATATATTTCGGACTTACATTCGTTACAGCATATTTATCATATCGATTTATTGAAACTCCTTTTTTAAAATTAAAATTAAAATTCTCTTAG
- a CDS encoding glycosyltransferase family 2 protein — protein sequence MVSIIMPLYNRQDFLPETLDSIVRQTYTHWQLVVVDDGSTDSSVDIIQQFGKIHQGKVKLLHSSVAQSGAAACRNIGIKEADGDLIMFLDSDDKLADFCLEQRVKVMSEDDGIDWAVFLQYLWKPEGPLPYATFNKIIDNKFAAIDCFFQMDPAWQTMAPIWKRSALVKLGGFDVTLIYMEDPDLHLRALLDTSLTVSINYHLPPDCFYRVDNMDETKAKRFYELSIVSRFSFLKKLPEFFQNIDSKEQMGRYKKQVRNGYFAFLKGFVLSRINQYTLPLNQSITLLRSLKIISTYDIVKIKILQLVFGNNSWVITKLRIKGLLYRIIN from the coding sequence ATGGTCTCGATTATAATGCCTTTATATAACAGGCAGGATTTTTTACCTGAAACATTAGATTCTATTGTCAGGCAAACCTACACTCATTGGCAATTGGTGGTAGTGGATGATGGCTCTACCGATAGTTCAGTGGACATTATACAGCAATTCGGTAAGATACATCAGGGTAAGGTAAAGCTGTTGCATTCATCCGTAGCGCAGTCTGGTGCAGCTGCATGCAGGAATATTGGAATAAAAGAAGCGGATGGTGATCTGATCATGTTTCTGGATTCAGATGATAAATTGGCTGATTTTTGTTTAGAGCAGCGGGTGAAAGTGATGAGTGAAGATGACGGTATTGATTGGGCCGTTTTTTTACAATACCTGTGGAAGCCCGAAGGTCCATTGCCTTATGCTACATTCAACAAAATAATTGACAATAAGTTTGCAGCGATCGATTGTTTTTTTCAGATGGATCCGGCATGGCAAACAATGGCTCCGATATGGAAAAGATCAGCTTTAGTAAAATTGGGAGGGTTTGATGTTACATTGATTTACATGGAAGATCCGGATCTGCATTTAAGGGCATTACTAGATACCTCCTTAACTGTTTCAATTAATTATCATTTACCACCCGATTGTTTTTACAGGGTAGATAATATGGATGAAACAAAGGCCAAGCGATTTTATGAATTAAGTATCGTTAGCAGGTTTTCTTTTTTGAAAAAACTGCCGGAGTTTTTCCAAAATATTGATTCTAAAGAACAGATGGGGCGATATAAAAAACAGGTTAGAAACGGATATTTTGCTTTTTTGAAAGGATTTGTTTTATCAAGGATCAATCAATATACGTTGCCTTTGAATCAATCAATAACATTATTAAGATCGTTAAAAATTATAAGTACATACGACATAGTGAAAATAAAAATTCTTCAGTTGGTTTTTGGCAATAATTCTTGGGTCATTACTAAATTAAGAATAAAGGGCTTGTTGTATAGAATAATAAATTAG